aaagtttctcctctctcaacctctgcaatacaatacccaagtgatgtgcttgctcctcctggctacgtgagtatacgaggatatcatcaataaataccataacaaatgagtcaagatacggctggaatacattattcatcaaatgcataaatgctgctagggcattggttagcccaaaagacatcacaagaaattcatagtggccataacgagttctgaatgtcgtcttcagaatGTCCGTATCCCGAATTTCAAttagtgatacccagatctcaaatcaattttggagaacaccatcgctccctgaagctgatcaaataagtcatcaatacgtgacaatggatatttattcttgattgtaactttgttcaactgcctataatcaatgtacatctgcatagtactatctttctttttcacaaagaGAACTGGTACacccctaaggtgacacactaggcctaataaaccctttttcaaggagttcctgaagttgctcttttaattcttttaactcagcagGTGCCAcatgatacagaggaatagaaatgggctgagtgccctgcaccaagtcaataccaaaatcaatatccctatcgggtggcatacccgataggtctgcaggaaatacatccagaaattctcgcactaccggtactgaagcAATCGTAGGAGTATCTACATCAACATCTCTGACAAAGGCAAAGTATGACAAACATCTCTTTTcaaccatatgttgggccttcaaataagaaattaccctccTAGGAATAacatctagagaacctctccattcaacctttggcaaccccggcatcatcaatgtcacgatttttgcgtgacagtccaaaatagcattacatggagacaaccaatccatacctagaatTACATGGAAATCAACCATattgagtaataagagatcaactctagtctccagtacctcaatagttaccacacacggcaaatacacacgatccacagtgaTAATATCACcaaccagtgtagatacacaaacaggtgaaactaaggactcacagggcatatccagataatgagaaaaatacgatgatacatatgaataagtgaaaccagggtcaaataatatagaagcctccctgtggcacactgaaacaatacatgtgatcactgcatctgaggcaacaacatctggcatggcaggaaaagcatagaatcgagcctgcccgccacctgatcggcctctccctagctgcctgacccccacaccgagctggctgggcgggtggtataactgctggtgctggtaccgttggtcgagaactctgatgtggagcccccactcaatagcctaggacaatctctcttgaaatgacccaattctccgcgcTCGAAAAAACCCCTCCTCTAACGGAACttctgctcctgataacccgaagaattactagtagaagcctgagcagacaaggcatgatgagaactctgcgctggtagtgcactgaatgaagactggcctgagtgagcactgtaagaactgtggctagctgatgcaccatgatgaactgGATGATccatctgagcgtgtctgtaagaacggtccctaccgcggtaaaattgaccccctaaaggaacaccgctgaaatcaccggaaccatgaggcctcttagcctccctctcaacccgctcatggttgcgaaccatctcaatctgacgagcaatgtcaacaacctcatcgaaagtagcaccagacagtCTCTCTCTAGTTATTAGTACTCGCAGCTGAAAAGAgaggccatctatgaatctcTTAATCCTTCCCCtatctgtgggaatcaaccagatagcatgacatgccaattctgaaaatcttatctcatactgtgtcacggaCATATCGCCCTAACGAAGCTTCTCGAACTGCTtgcacagctcctctctacgggactgaggcacgaacttctccaggaatagaccggagaactgttgccaggtaaggggtgctgcatcGACCaacctacacctctcgtaagcctcccaccatctgaaggcggccccaaaaaactgaaaagtagtgaatgagactccactggtctctagaatacctgctgtccgaagcatccgttgacattTATCTAGATAACCCTAAGCAttctctgactcagcaccgccaAATGGTGGAGgttgaagcctctcaaatctctcaagtctcatctgctcattatctgccataacaggaactaccggggcctaagAAGCTACAACCGGTTAGgatggtagtgcccccggtatctgaagtccctgtactacctggtctggagtacaggcaacaagggtatgagtacctcccccggcctgagaagtggcaggtgcggcctgagtcgAAACCACCTAAGCCATACCAGTGCAAGctaccaatatctgggccaaagtctcctgaaggcctggaatctcaatgggcataactggtgcctgagctgatcctgtcggcttagttatatctggaatctgctcctcagctggagcaactagtgatACTACAAGTgttggtccaactgtggtacaagctacacctcgacctctacctcgaccccagcctataccacggccccgacctctcgcggccctaactggtggctgaccgtccgatccggtagtacgtgtcctcaccatccgtgagagaatagattaacagaaatttagtttccggaatcaacaaattcgcacgacagaatacaagaaagtgaagttttcctacgggttccgcagcctctcgaagataagtatagacgtctccgtaccgatccgcagaagtctactaaatctgctcatgactcgtgagacctatgtaacctaggctcagataccaacttgtcacgacccaaaatcccaatatgtcgtgatggcgcctatctcggtACTAGGAAAG
This sequence is a window from Nicotiana tomentosiformis chromosome 5, ASM39032v3, whole genome shotgun sequence. Protein-coding genes within it:
- the LOC138891910 gene encoding uncharacterized protein; translated protein: MDHPVHHGASASHSSYSAHSGQSSFSALPAQSSHHALSAQASTSNSSGYQEQKFRMDWLSPCNAILDCHAKIVTLMMPGLPKVEWRGSLDVIPRRVISYLKAQHMVEKRCLSYFAFVRDVDVDTPTIASVPVVREFLDVFPADLSGMPPDRDIDFGIDLVQGTQPISIPLYHVAPAELKELKEQLQELLEKGFIRPSVSP